The DNA window TACACATGTCAGGAGATCTTCCTTCCAGCTGCTGGGCTTTCTTTTCTATCATTCCTGGCTGGCAGGCTCTATTTGGATGTCAGCCAGGAGACTTATCGCAGCAGAAGGACCaggagcagcggcaacaatCGCTGCTGGCTCTACTTAAGGAGCATAAGTGCGGCGGTCGGAAAAGGAAGGCAGCCAGAACTTCATTTCCGTTTCGCATCAGCACCGAGTTTATAGATGTGTGCATTTGCGATGATTAAGTTACCGGTTGAGGTAACTGCAGACGGCTGGAGGCCCCGGACCCAATAGAGTGGATAATGCAGGCAAATAAAACAGGTGGATGTGCTGCATATATCCTGCAAACATTTGGCTTAAAGACGGAACTTAAAGTGTTTACTAGCCACCAAAAACCCCAAATCGTTTTCACTTGGCTTGCAGTTGGCTGAATGCATCTACGCATATATTATGTGCAGTATTCAGTATACATGTCTGCCGAAATGTGCTTAAATTAATTGCCTGAATTTCCTTTGGCCTATGCAAGTCAAATTTACTTTTTCCCCCGCTATACAACatgtttattttgttgatCAGCTCTCTTTTTATGTAAGCTTGCTTTtgagaaaattttaattgaagctTTTGGCAAAGGGGTTACCAAAGCAGTTTGTGGCAAAAGCAGATTACagaataaagtaaaaaaaatataacttcaCTTAGGTATTTCGTAAAATTAGTGTTGTTTCTGAGGCTTTTGTTGCCAAAAAGGGATTAAAGCTAAAGGAATTGCAAACATATGTCCAAGTTTTCAAACAACATTTCAtctttgatatttaaaaagtatacatttatattttactacTAATCAGCTTAAGGAGACACTCTTCTGCAGCTTACGTAAAAAGCATATATGTTTACAAATTGAATTCTGCTGGGTGAGGCCATTGCGAATGTTCTCGTTTCCCCTTCCTGTCGGCGAAAAGGGAAAATGTCGGTTTCTTTTTCTGCATGCTATTTTTCTTAGCATACTTCTTGGGGGCCAGCAACTtcctgcgtgtgtgtgtgggggcgggggaaagtgggcgtggcaagcGGGCCAAAAGTTGCAAGCTGTGCAAAGGCAGCTGCATACATAAAAGTAAAATGTACTCCGCTAgttggccaggccaaaagTTGCACTCAGTGACACCCAAAACACTCaacatcaaaataaaatgagaaaaagGCAAACTCCCGCCAAGACAAACACTAAATTAACTTATGCAAGTAGCTAAAGGAGACGTGAACATGCAGATAAAAGTGGAGGGGAAGTAGAAAATTGTATGTAAATGCTAGTTGGAAACTTCctcttaaaaattaacaaacgTTGAACAGGCGTACGAAAGCTGAGCTCCAAAAATTAGCCTCGGCcaacatggcgtatgcgtaacaAGTTGACttcgatttcaattttcataaataacaGCGAACCTCTACTCAATTATAAAGCAGGTGAAAAACAAACGCATGAATATCCCAGAATACAAAAACGCCCcctaataaaagtaaaaacatttAGAAATTAAAACACGTACGccagaaagcaaacaattttatCCGTTGCGGTTTTTGGCTTATgacaattaaacaaaaacagcaacaaatcGCTAAACCAATTCCAAACTGAATTCGCTTTATATTACTTTTTCATTTTGGTTTTAGCCATATTTTATATGCGCCATTCGGACGTGTTTTTGCACAAAAATTTATCGATCTAAACTTGTTGACCAATGTTAATTAAGTGGCGCGTCTCCATGGGCGGAGGGGTTTCGGTTATCAAGGGGGTTTATTCGATGATGTGTAAATGGTGTGCCGGCCGTGCAATTTTTCGGCTTTGTTTTTGGATTAgcgaaaatacattttcaatgaTTTTATGGTGATATTGAAACTGTATAAAACGCAGGGTAACTGATAAAAAATGTACTGGTTTGAAAGgcacttttttaaattaaaaataacagcATTGTGAACTTTTTCGAAgcttttaaatagttttttaattatttagttttgccATTTCACTATtgaattgattgttttcatccATTCAAAAGTCAACGTCGCTCTAGGGAGTTCTCTAACTTTTTAAGCTCCTTAATTTGCGCTTAAATTTGCAATGATTTTTTCAGCACCTCTTCAGCTTAATCGCCAGCATTTTGGCTCTTGGCGTTCATTCATCTTATAACGTCATTTGCCATGACTTCAAACTTTCAGCCCACGATGATGTCATTATTGTTGGCAAACTTCGGAGCTGTCGCTACAACGCAAAtaatcaacaacaacagctgaAGTTATGAAGCTGCTTTGACAAATTCgaaaaacaagtaaaaaaGCCAGAGGAAAAAAATCCAGCAAAGACAAACAAGTTTTGACGGCGGCCAAGAGGAGAAGCTAACTTAATTCGTTTGACTTCAGTTTATTCAGTGTCTGTATGGTGTATGGGCTCAGTCGAATGtaacaaaaagcaaataaataccaaataaacatttattcaCAAAAGTTTGCTCAAATTAAAAGCCCTGCGGGgtgctgtttgtttgtttgtcatTCTTTATTTTGGGTTAATCGATACTTGTTGGGTTCGATGGGCGGAACGGAATATTTCTTGCCCAGATGATATGATAAATAAAAGTGGCAGATGCTATGGCAGaatcaacaacaaaacatggaacttttccataaatattattgatttaaatatgctgaaaatgtttcactttcatttgaattttaattaaagccaGCTATCATTTTCCCTAAGCTAACATCTTATTTCCCCAAGGCCTTTGGCATAATTCTTATCAATTTGTAATCTTAATCCCCAGCAATCCATCTTGCGACAAATAGGCGtaatctaaaaaaaactcTGCCGGAATACTTCCGAAAAACGAagaacgaaaaacaaaaaacagaataaacaGTCCAACCAAACAAAGTCCGAGCAGGGGAAATAACAACATCATTTAACATCTGGTTGGGCTTTAACGCTCGTTTTCGACCGCACAATTGGgcacattaattaattttaattagccAACGCTCAGAGCTTACGAACGGATGAAaagtataattataatttcgaaaGAGGGAGGCAAGGAAACAGCTCAAGAGCCCGCTcatgattaaaattaattcggtGACGTCACTGAGAAGCGGCTGCGTTTTGGAGGTCAGTGCTACATATGTGTATAGTATACGTTGTATACTCGATTTTTTCTCcctatttattttgttactCGGTTCTCGCTTGGCTGGGAACTCGGCTGGTGACGTCACGGGCCTCGTTGAGATTGCATGACAAGTTCACATATTTTCTCGCAGCGTGTGAGCACTAGCGAATGCAAAGTTCTCCAGTTCTCCCAGCTCTCGggggcaaaataaaaaattgtttgccgGCTATTTGCATTTTGGCAAATACAAGCTGGCATGAAAAAGAGAAACCCTCCAGCAGTCTCCCGGTTCTCGAcggtttatttattattatgacTGTGGGCTCTCCACCAGGGCTCCCGTAGAAGTCAGtgtcaataaatatttcacttgTGACAAGTTGACATTGCGCCAAGCCAGGGACTCGTGCCACCCCCATATCCTCCCACCTACTATGCCCGGCCGTATTTCATAATTTTGGGCCATAATTGACCCGCTGCTGATCGATAAACTCGAGTGACACATTGTCCATACGCCCTGTGGGCCAAATGGAACGGAATTGATGATGTGGGCGTCCATTGTGGTCGATTTTCATGTGTCGCACTCACTATTAGGGCCCATTAATTTATGCGGCCAGCCAAAGTCTAACAAATCATAATGAATATGTGTGGCCGGCAGGCGGAAAAACGGAAATTTGCCTGCAGATTGTTAAATATTAGACGGTTCTCCAGGGGACaagcaaatatacatacattcgATAATAACACTTGCCCCTCATTACAGAAATAAGATGACTATCTTAATATATTCGTATAAATATTctatcaaaaataaatgttttcttcTTTATATTTTCACTTTCCAGTTGTTTCATTGCAGTTcttataaacataaaaatgctTTTCCTTGAAGCTTTCACGCATTCCTCACTTCATGTGTAAGTTTGTACTCCATCTCTTTTTCTAGTACCATCTCTAATTTTATAGCACTTGCCGTTCATTAACCTTGGACAACTCAGAGATTTCATTGAAGATTAGGAATGCATCGCTGGGATTCCACATAGAACTACAGTGGAGCTTTCTTAACCAAAGCCACAAGTATATgcgttgtatttttaaatataatcaagtttttataaaatatattaacagaATATATTGGAAAtaatggtattttttaaatatttgatattcaaAACATTATAATACAGCATGCTTTGGTATAGGTTTCACAAAATAAACTAATCTTTAAAGTTGAAATAATATTGTGATCTATAGAAATAGTCACTTCCCTGGATTGGTAAATTTACGATCTTAAAAATCGAAGATATAGGAGTGTATCTCAAATCCACCGCAAAGAAGTTGCGCTGTAAAAAGAGTTTTTGGGGCCGGCGAACGGTGTTAGTTGGGTGCGTTCGGGGCGATTTCTATTTAGAGCTCCGGCGGCACAAACAGCTGTACATAGGAAAGCCCAGCGCCGCTTACGAATGCGAGTGGGAAAGCGAATGTGGTGGAAGGCGagacaacaataataataagccAAAAGGTGAGAGCGGAAAAAATAGAGAGAGCAGCGCCACATTCGTGTTgtattttctgcttttttttttatatatgaccgccgccgctgccgccgacgACGACTAATTTTGTCGATGATAGCCGTTCGGTTCGAGGCAAGGTTTCAGTCAATTTTGAGCAGGCAAGCCAAGCGGACGTACCAGTAGAAAACTAGCTGCAAACGTCTGGAAAATAACACTGAGCTAGAGTCTTGAGAGGATTACGTACTTGGAAGCAGCACTCGCACCTCGCCCAACACACAgaatcaaaacaacaaaatgtcAGCACGCCGCGTCACATTGAACACACGCGTCTCGCGCGCCTCCACCTCCACGCCGGTGGGTGGGGCCTCGACCTCGTCCCGGCTGGGCGCCACCTCGCCCACCTCGCCGACGCGCACCACCCGCATCCAGGAGAAGGAGGAGCTGCAGCACCTGAACGATCGCCTGGCCTGCTACATCGATCGCATGCGCAACCTGGAGAACGAGAACAGCCGGCTCACCCAGGAACTGAATCTCGCCCAGGACACCGTCAACCGGGAGACCTCCAACCTGAAGGCCGTCTACGAGAAGGAACTGGCCGCCGCCCGCAAGCTGCTCGACGAGACGGCCAAGGAGAAGGCCAAGCTGGAGATCGATATCAAGCGGCTGTGGGAGGAGAACGACGACCTGAAGCCGAGGTAAAGCTCTAAGACGGGGTTTTGGATTTGGAATTGGTAGCACAGCGTATTATCAGGCAGTGATGTCATATGCTCGGGCCCGCGAAAAGCACGGAGAGAAAAAGCGAGTACTTAGGGAGACTTCTCGAGAAAGTACAGCCAAACGTGCTCAGGTAGTTCGGAGCAgggttgttttttgtttatataccTTGAGCTAGGGGTtaggcaaaatatttatagctaCTTCTCAGTACTCTGtttataaacttaattttctaacaagaaacatttttaggaGTTAGGAACCATAGTTTAGATTAATTCTTTCATAACTATAGAAACTTAAGAGTTAGGTTTCTCAGTActcacaaatattttgataatgTCATCGTTTCAATTCTAGCCCCAAGTttaaattcggaattttcttTATATGTAGGGCCAGACGCGGAGAGAGATAGCCAGTGAAAAGACAGAGAGCGAGCGAGGCCGATGATGTCATGGCAAAAGCACATTTCGAAAGCCACGCACATGGGAACTCTCTCACCCTATCTCTATAgctcttgtttattttgttcataaacacttccagaagtctcTAGGTATTTTCATGCAAATGTCGCGTTCTCGGCTAATGattggccaaaaaaaacaTCAAACAATAGCAGAAGCAGCGCCGTAAATCTCAATGAAGGTTACAAGACTATGATGTCATGGCACGCAGTTACAGATCCATACGTAATACCAGTTTTTGGTGTGATGTCAACAAACCAACGTTGGGCGCTTagtttttccatttgccaGATTTCCGTTTCGCGTCGTTTGCGTTATCAggcaatatttatttttggtatttattgCGCGACGGGGCCCAAAGCTTTTTTTATTCACAATAGGCATGgcattttgtttgtgttttttggaCGAACGTGTTAACGAAGTTGAGAGTTTGGCTAAAAGGCACGGGCTTAAACGTTGGATAAACTTGAATTTTCAGGGTTTTCAGGTGTGTCAAAAGAGTTGAGAAATAATGTAACAAAGAGAAATTGTATTTGATTAGATACGATAAGATTGCAGCAGTATGGTGGCTTTTTGGTTATAAAAGATAAAAgtttaactttaaattattgtttttatgaatttcgaacATTGTTTACTGTTGTTTATTAGCCGAATGTTAAAAACACTAGGTTTTTTGACTAGGTTTTGATATCAAACTtcccttaaaaaatgttataaattcCAATATGTTGACACACTCGTACATACAAGTAAATTAGGTCAGCGGAAGGAATTGGGCGAAAAGAAATGGAACTCTAACACGCACACACGAAAACCGAAACGCAGAAAAAACATcgagaaaaggaaaaactaGAGCACAAACAAAACAACCTTGAATCTATTTCATTTTCCGTTTTTATTCCCCCATTTTTACACAACATTTCTTCATTAGCTACGAAAATTGTTTACATTTACTGGTTGCAACAGAAAAAGCGGAAAGAAAACCGCTGAAACAGAATGTGAGGTCTAGACTTTATAGAAATAAGCTTTCAAATAGGGTAAAAACACTCTCCTTAAAAGGTGAAAACCATATCcatatttaaattgcatttttgttattatttaattcaagGCATGCAAAGTCGTTTATGCCATAGTTGGCTTTTGTTGTTATTCAATATagaattgtatttaaaacGTGCCCACCACGCGAGGCGTCGATTGACAACCGAGTAATTTTCTGAAAATATTCTGGGATTATTTGTGGAATTTTAGCGGCTATTTTTTATAACGTGTTTGTTCTTGGCCAAATGGAATTCTAAATACGAAAAGCTTTGAACTGCTAGGTGGTCATAAATCACAGGGTGGAAGGGGGGAAGTGGTCAGAAATAGCCGGGCTACTTTATGCTAATGGCATGTGACGACTTCTcccaaggcaaacaaaaagttcGAAACGTTTAAATATTGATTCTCCTATGGAGGATCGTTGAACGAGTTCCCGAGCGgcgatacaatttaaataaataaaatgaataatacATTGGCGAGATAGAGAGAGCGGCAAGTTGGCTCTTGGAAATAAATGTGATTCGAAATGTGACTCAGTTCAAATGCTGTAGATAAGTGACGTCATTCAATGAGCACATGTAGATAAAAGGCGAAAAACAATTTCTCATATGAATAGTATTTATGGAATTGTATGGATATTCTAGTTCGCCTTGCAGTCCTTATTTTGTGCATTAGAATTAGAAAGGTAGctaataaatatacatatagtTTTACAGAGGAGCAACTATTTGGGAAGAACTTGTTTTTGGTGTTATAGGTTGtagtttttggttttaaaagggattatttttagaataaatattaattttcaaatatttccatTCCCAATTCCAGACTCGAAAAGAAGACAAAGGAGGCTTTGGTGGCCGAGAACAATGCCCGTCTGTATGAGACCCGGTACAATGAGGTCAATGGCAAGTACAACCAGGCTCTGGCCGATCGCAAGAAGTTCGAGGATCAGTCCAAGGAACTCGCCTTGGAGAACGACCGCCTGCGTCGGCAGCTGGATGATCTGCGCAAGCAGCTGGAGGCGGAGACCCTGGCCCGCGTGGACCTGGAGAACCAGAACCAGAGCCTGCGCGAGGAGCTGGCCTTCAAGGACCAGGTGCACACCCAGGAGCTCACAGAAACCCGCTCCCGTCGCCAGATCGAGATCAGCGAGATCGATGGCCGCCTGTCGCGCCAGTACGAGGCCAAGCTGCAGCAGTCGCTCCAGGAACTCCGCGATCAGTACGAGGCCCAGATGCGCGCCAATCGCGAGGAGATCGAGCTGCTGTACGACAACGAGATCCAGAACCTCAAGGCCGCCGCCAACAGGGCAGCCCAGGGATCCGCTCATGCCACCGAGGAAGTGCGTCTCATGCGCGTCAAGATCGATGGCCTCAATGCCAAGCTGCAGGATCTGGAGAACACCAATGCTGGTCTGAATGTGAGTATTATTTTCTTCAAATTAAGAAGAAAGTGCTCttttttcttaataataataatactaattACTCATTTACTATCTGCCCTATTTTTGGATAGGCTCGCATTCGGGAGCTGGAGAACCTTTTGGACACGGAGCGCCAGCGCCACAACCAGTACATTGCCTCCCTGGAGGCCGAGCTGCAGCGCATGCGCGACGAGATGGCCCACCAGCTGCAGGAGTACCAGGATCTGATGGACATCAAGGTGTCGCTGGACCTCGAGATCGCCGCCTACGACAAGTTGCTGTGCGGTGAGGAGCGTCGCCTGAACATCGAGTCGCCCGGACGTCCAACTGCCGATTCCGGGATCTCCAGCAATGGCACCCACTTGTCCGCCAGTGCTAGCTCCCGATCCGGAAGGGTGACTCCCAGTGGACGTCGCTCGGCCACGCCCGGAATCTCGGGATCCAGTGCCGTCAAGCGACGCCGCACCGTGATCGATGAGAGCGAGGATCGCACTCTGTCCGAGTACTCCGTGAACGCCGCTGCCAAGGGCGATCTGGAGATCATCGAGGCGGATGTGGAGGGACGCTTCATCAAGCTGCACAACAAGGGCACCGAGGAGATCAACCTAACCGGCTGGCAGCTAACCCGCATTGCCGGCGACGAGGAGCTGGCCTTCAAGTTCTCGCGCGGATCCAAGGTTCTGGGCGGTGCTAGTGTGACCATTTGGTCGGTGGACGCCGGAACCCCGCATGACCCACCAAACAACCTGGTGATGAAGAAGAAGTGGCCGGTGGCCAACTCGATGCGATCGGTGCTGGCCAATGCCGACAAAGAGGTGAGAGTCTTGTCCATATACAACACGTGCGGCACTTGCGACATCTGCCGCCACTGCAGACACCTCGAGTTTGTGCTCGACCAGTACGATATGCTGTAATCGTTTTTGGATTATAACTTACACGTGTATTCTTTGTTTTAGGATGTTGCCAGCTACGACCGTGTCCGTGCTAACGTTTCCAGCCACACCTCGCGGCATCGCAGCAGCGGCACGCCCAGCACGGGCTTTACCCTCGGTTCCGGAGCAGGATCCACTGGAGTGAGGAGTCTCTTCTCCCTGCTCTTCTAGGCGGCTCACAGGACTCGAATCGGTTTGGTTTGGCGCAGAGGCACCTCTTCCAAACAGCCCTCAACCCCCCTTAACTCACCGCAGAGACTCACAGACTCGGAGCTGCACATTCACACACTACACGTAGATCGTtataatatatacattatatagATCCTTATCACATATCAAGCAACATGTGACTTATGTACAACCAACAAAACTTTGTTCAACTCTtaatgttaaatgttt is part of the Drosophila biarmipes strain raj3 chromosome 2R, RU_DBia_V1.1, whole genome shotgun sequence genome and encodes:
- the LOC108022518 gene encoding lamin-C isoform X1; the protein is MSARRVTLNTRVSRASTSTPVGGASTSSRLGATSPTSPTRTTRIQEKEELQHLNDRLACYIDRMRNLENENSRLTQELNLAQDTVNRETSNLKAVYEKELAAARKLLDETAKEKAKLEIDIKRLWEENDDLKPRLEKKTKEALVAENNARLYETRYNEVNGKYNQALADRKKFEDQSKELALENDRLRRQLDDLRKQLEAETLARVDLENQNQSLREELAFKDQVHTQELTETRSRRQIEISEIDGRLSRQYEAKLQQSLQELRDQYEAQMRANREEIELLYDNEIQNLKAAANRAAQGSAHATEEVRLMRVKIDGLNAKLQDLENTNAGLNARIRELENLLDTERQRHNQYIASLEAELQRMRDEMAHQLQEYQDLMDIKVSLDLEIAAYDKLLCGEERRLNIESPGRPTADSGISSNGTHLSASASSRSGRVTPSGRRSATPGISGSSAVKRRRTVIDESEDRTLSEYSVNAAAKGDLEIIEADVEGRFIKLHNKGTEEINLTGWQLTRIAGDEELAFKFSRGSKVLGGASVTIWSVDAGTPHDPPNNLVMKKKWPVANSMRSVLANADKEVRVLSIYNTCGTCDICRHCRHLEFVLDQMLPATTVSVLTFPATPRGIAAAARPARALPSVPEQDPLE
- the LOC108022518 gene encoding lamin-C isoform X2; the protein is MSARRVTLNTRVSRASTSTPVGGASTSSRLGATSPTSPTRTTRIQEKEELQHLNDRLACYIDRMRNLENENSRLTQELNLAQDTVNRETSNLKAVYEKELAAARKLLDETAKEKAKLEIDIKRLWEENDDLKPRLEKKTKEALVAENNARLYETRYNEVNGKYNQALADRKKFEDQSKELALENDRLRRQLDDLRKQLEAETLARVDLENQNQSLREELAFKDQVHTQELTETRSRRQIEISEIDGRLSRQYEAKLQQSLQELRDQYEAQMRANREEIELLYDNEIQNLKAAANRAAQGSAHATEEVRLMRVKIDGLNAKLQDLENTNAGLNARIRELENLLDTERQRHNQYIASLEAELQRMRDEMAHQLQEYQDLMDIKVSLDLEIAAYDKLLCGEERRLNIESPGRPTADSGISSNGTHLSASASSRSGRVTPSGRRSATPGISGSSAVKRRRTVIDESEDRTLSEYSVNAAAKGDLEIIEADVEGRFIKLHNKGTEEINLTGWQLTRIAGDEELAFKFSRGSKVLGGASVTIWSVDAGTPHDPPNNLVMKKKWPVANSMRSVLANADKEDVASYDRVRANVSSHTSRHRSSGTPSTGFTLGSGAGSTGVRSLFSLLF